The following proteins come from a genomic window of Pocillopora verrucosa isolate sample1 chromosome 6, ASM3666991v2, whole genome shotgun sequence:
- the LOC136281921 gene encoding uncharacterized protein: protein MRKHPPAMKPVEQKLQVNHARPRTVPRNGTPLIGQHAPDHVAMGCRHAMSSAVRRSTLQIMDQEGLLRDKCREPIDPATLSCYRLDHFGQNAMVPNLLCRYRAKPTCLPCTTTSSPTEQGKEHTAAPTDPTDPTDPTDPTDPTASVDKNGSQSYRHQYAIFTSVLVPVLQILQEYSNSINRIVFLRCDGAQSAHGRANAQRGGKVKSVMEDDFTED from the exons ATGAGAAAACACCCGCCAGCGATGAAGCCTGTGGAGCAAAAATTACAAGTGAATCATGCCAGGCCAAGGACTGTCCCTCGGA atggCACACCACTGATTGGTCAACATGCTCCAGATCATGTGGCAATGGGTTGCAGACACGCGATGTCATCTGCCGTAAGAAGATCAACCCTACAGATTATGGACCAAGAGGGGCTACTG AGAGACAAATGCAGGGAGCCAATTGATCCAGCGACGCTCTCTTGTTACCGATTGGATCACTTTGGCCAAAACGCCATGGTTCCGAATCTTTTATGTAGGTACAGAGCCAAGCCGACGTGTCTCCCATGTACAACTACATCAAGCCCCACGGAACAAGGCAAGGAACATACTGCAGCCCCCACAGACCCCACAGACCCCACAGACCCCACAGACCCCACAGACCCCACAGCCTCCGTCGACAAAAACGGTTCACAATCATATCGACATCAATATGCAATATTTACCAGCGTTTTGGTTCCTGTGCTTCAGATCTTGCAGGA ATACAGCAACTCAATCAACCGGATTGTGTTTCTTCGCTGCGATGGAGCGCAAAGTGCGCACGGAAGAGCGAACGCGCAGAGAGGGGGAAAAGTCAAATCCGTTATGGAAGATGACTTTACAGAAGACTGA